In Lates calcarifer isolate ASB-BC8 linkage group LG4, TLL_Latcal_v3, whole genome shotgun sequence, a genomic segment contains:
- the rnf182 gene encoding E3 ubiquitin-protein ligase RNF182, giving the protein MMIELQSTEDAGGGGHVDILSTEELECKICYCAYNFGGRRPKVLECCHRMCSKCLAKILDLGESPPNAVVCPFCRYITRLPGEAVSSLPDDCNLVAALALQSRNQRNLHLHQEATTELLLSPRRLSSLMGSSTPVMSPSSSSSASSPMTYSSIRGSPNFVVITIMEPPLAPASNQDLHLPPRGSHALNRGYRSSSLDSMASITQRWTVWNCAALLCQTSARALVWVLGLLYFSSLPMGVYLLIMQRTTLGVLLVSLVPASLVMIMVYGFCQCICHELWDCMPP; this is encoded by the coding sequence ATGATGATTGAGCTGCAGAGCACCGAGGATGCTGGTGGTGGCGGCCACGTGGACATACTGAGCACCGAGGAGCTGGAGTGTAAGATCTGCTACTGTGCCTACAACTTCGGGGGTCGCAGGCCAAAGGTTCTGGAGTGCTGCCACCGAATGTGCTCCAAATGCCTCGCTAAGATTCTGGATCTGGGTGAGTCGCCTCCCAATGCCGTGGTGTGCCCCTTCTGCCGCTACATCACCCGACTCCCAGGGGAGGCGGTGAGCAGTCTGCCGGACGACTGCAACCTGGTGGCGGCACTGGCCCTCCAGAGCAGGAATCAGAGgaacctccacctccaccaggAGGCGACCACGGAGCTGCTCCTCAGCCCCAGGCGCCTGAGCTCTCTGATGGGTAGCAGCACACCTGTGATgtccccttcctcttcctcctccgctTCCTCACCCATGACCTACTCCTCCATTCGGGGCTCCCCTAACTTTGTGGTCATCACCATCATGGAGCCTCCACTGGCGCCTGCCTCGAACCAGGACCTCCACCTCCCACCACGAGGATCTCACGCACTGAACCGGGGCTACCGCTCGTCCAGCCTGGACTCCATGGCGTCCATCACGCAGAGGTGGACGGTGTGGAACTGCGCCGCCCTCCTGTGCCAGACTTCGGCCCGGGCGCTGGTGTGGGTGCTGGGGCTGCTGTACTTCAGCTCCCTGCCCATGGGGGTCTACCTGCTCATCATGCAGAGGACAACGCTCGGTGTGCTGCTGGTGAGCCTGGTTCCCGCCAGCCTCGTCATGATCATGGTCTATGGATTCTGCCAGTGTATCTGCCATGAGTTGTGGGACTGCATGCCACCATAA